One genomic region from Litorilinea aerophila encodes:
- a CDS encoding glutamate synthase subunit beta — MGKPTGFLEYQRETDPERDPLERINDWEEFHLHLSDEKLRTQGARCMDCGIPFCHTGILLNGMASGCPINNLIPEWNDLVYRGRWREALDRLHKTNNFPEFTGRVCPAPCEGACTLGLIDPPVTIKNIERAIVDRGFAEGWIVPRPPAVRTGKKVAVVGSGPSGLACAAQLNSVGHSVTVFERADRIGGLLMYGIPNMKLDKRIVQRRVDLLAAEGVKFVTNCEIGKDIPADRLREEFDAIVLCTGATKPRDLPIEGRNLKGIHFAMEFLAANTRHLLNNRNGGTHNGHGEEFISAFGKDVIVIGGGDTGTDCVGTALRHKCRSLHQFEILPKPPMARTPDNPWPEWPRVFRVDYGQEEAKARFGRDPRTYLISTKRFVGDEHGHVKELHTVQIEWEKDANGRFVMKEVPGSEQVWPAQLVLLAMGFLGPEDAAIEQLGLARDARSNIQAEHGKYHTSVEGVFAAGDCRRGQSLVVWAINEGRGAARECDRWLMGETTLP, encoded by the coding sequence ATGGGTAAACCAACTGGATTCCTGGAATATCAGCGGGAGACCGATCCCGAGCGGGATCCCCTGGAGCGTATCAACGATTGGGAAGAGTTTCACCTGCACCTGTCCGACGAGAAACTGCGGACCCAAGGGGCCCGCTGCATGGACTGTGGCATTCCTTTCTGCCATACGGGCATCCTGCTCAACGGCATGGCGTCCGGCTGCCCCATCAACAACCTCATCCCCGAGTGGAACGACCTGGTCTACCGGGGGCGCTGGCGGGAGGCCCTGGATCGCCTGCACAAGACCAACAACTTCCCCGAGTTCACCGGGCGGGTCTGCCCCGCGCCCTGTGAAGGGGCGTGCACCCTGGGCCTCATCGACCCGCCGGTGACCATCAAGAATATCGAGCGGGCCATCGTGGACCGGGGCTTCGCCGAGGGCTGGATCGTGCCCCGCCCGCCAGCCGTGCGCACGGGCAAGAAGGTGGCGGTGGTGGGTTCGGGGCCCTCGGGCCTGGCCTGCGCCGCGCAGCTCAACTCCGTGGGCCACAGCGTCACCGTCTTCGAGCGGGCCGACCGCATCGGCGGGCTGCTCATGTACGGCATCCCCAACATGAAGCTGGACAAGCGCATCGTCCAGCGCCGGGTGGATCTGCTGGCCGCGGAGGGGGTGAAGTTCGTCACCAACTGTGAGATCGGCAAGGATATCCCTGCCGACCGCCTACGGGAGGAATTCGACGCCATCGTCCTCTGCACCGGCGCCACCAAGCCCCGGGATCTGCCCATCGAGGGGCGGAACCTCAAGGGCATTCACTTTGCCATGGAGTTCCTGGCCGCCAACACCCGCCACCTGTTGAACAACCGCAACGGCGGCACCCACAACGGCCACGGCGAGGAGTTCATCTCTGCCTTCGGCAAGGATGTCATCGTCATCGGCGGCGGCGACACGGGCACCGACTGCGTGGGCACTGCCCTGCGCCACAAATGCCGCAGCCTGCACCAGTTCGAGATCCTGCCCAAGCCGCCCATGGCCCGCACCCCGGACAACCCCTGGCCCGAATGGCCCCGGGTCTTCCGGGTGGACTACGGTCAGGAGGAGGCCAAGGCCCGCTTCGGCCGGGATCCCCGCACCTACCTGATCAGCACCAAGCGCTTCGTGGGCGATGAGCACGGCCACGTCAAGGAGCTGCACACGGTCCAGATCGAGTGGGAGAAGGACGCCAACGGCCGCTTCGTCATGAAAGAAGTGCCGGGCAGCGAGCAGGTCTGGCCGGCGCAGCTGGTGTTGCTGGCCATGGGCTTCCTGGGGCCGGAGGATGCGGCCATCGAGCAGTTGGGGCTGGCCCGGGACGCCCGCTCCAACATCCAGGCGGAGCACGGCAAATATCACACCAGCGTCGAAG